A stretch of the Panicum virgatum strain AP13 chromosome 9N, P.virgatum_v5, whole genome shotgun sequence genome encodes the following:
- the LOC120692795 gene encoding probable phospholipase A2 homolog 2 produces MASVVAFSRLPPLLLLLLLATASRALKIGDLLGTPPAGSQDCSRTCESSFCVVPPLLRYGKYCGIMYSGCPGEKPCDALDACCMVHDHCVDTHNNDYLNTRCNENLLSCLDRVSPAGPTFPGNECDVGQTASVIRGVIETAVLAGKILHKRDDGQ; encoded by the exons ATGGCATCCGTGGTCGCGTTCTCGCGgttgccgccgctcctcctgctgctcctcctgGCGACGGCGTCACGGGCGCTCAAGATCGGCGACCTGCTCGGGACGCCCCCAGCG GGGAGCCAGGACTGTAGCCGGACATGCGAATCCTCGTTCTGCGTAG TCCCGCCGCTGCTGAGGTACGGGAAGTACTGCGGGATCATGTACAGCGGCTGCCCCGGCGAGAAGCCCTGCGACGCCCTCGACGCCTGCTGCATGGTCCACGACCACTGCGTCGACACCCACAACA ATGACTACCTGAACACGCGGTGCAACGAGAACCTGCTGAGCTGCCTGGACCGGGTGAGCCCGGCGGGGCCGACGTTCCCGGGGAACGAGTGCGACGTCGGCCAGACGGCGTCCGTCATACGCGGGGTCATCGAGACGGCCGTGCTCGCCGGGAAGATCCTGCACAAGCGCGACGACGGGCAGTAG